The nucleotide sequence gtgagaattatAAATgggaaagtgagagtgaggacACACCCTgtgtgagtcacacacacacacacacacacacacacacacacacacacaccccccgtGTGTGACCACACCCGACGCTGGAATGTCTCTGCATTGCACAGACGGATCACAGTATTGTAATAGAAACAAAACTCCTCAGAATGTGAAAGTTCATACACAGCTCAGCTCCGTGACGCTGTGGATCAGAACTAGTCACTGTATCTCCAGGTGATGTGGTCATTCATTATCTCCTGCTAGTCACAGTATCGCTTTGCACATGTGTGGCATGAAACGGTCTCATGCATCACCACCTCACTGATCATTTCTAATTCTACATTTATTTTCCAGATGCTCAGTAATCTAGGCATGGCTTCAGTTTGATGATAAAGACACATTAAACTCACTAGTGATGTAGGAAACTAGAGAACACAGTAGCTTCTTAATCACATTTAGTTAATGAAACATCTTCATTTAGATAAATAAACTAGAGCACAGAAGAGCTAATGTCATGCATGGGGCAGTGCATGGGCATAGGGCAGTGTGTGGGTATGTGGTAGTGCATGGGCATAGGGCAGTGTGTGGGTATGTGGTAGTGCATGGGCATAGGGCAGTGTGTGGGTATGTGGTAGTGCATGGGCATAGGGCAGTGTGTGGGTATGTGGTAGTGCATGGGCATAGGGCAGTGTGTGGGTATGTGGTAGTGCATGGGCATAGGGCAGTGTGTGGGTATGTGGTAGTGCATGGGCATAGGGCAGTGTGTGGGTATGTGGTAGTGCATGGGCATAGGGCAGTGTGTGGGTATGTGGTAGTGCATGGGCATGGGGCAGTGTATGAGTACGGGGTAGGGCATGGGGGAGTGCATGGGCATGGGGCAGTGTGTGGGTACGAGGTAGTGCATGGGGCAGTGTGTGGGTACGGGGTAGTGCATGGGGCAGTGTATGGGTACGGGGTAGTGCatggggcagtgtgtgtgtatggggtagTGCatggggcagtgtgtgtgtatggggtagTGCATGGGGCAGTGTGTAGGTACGGGGTAGTGCATGGGGCAGTGTGTAGGTACGGGGTAGTGCatggggcagtgtgtgtgtatggggtagTGCATGGGGCAGTGTGTAGGTACAGGGTAGTGCATGGACATGGGGGAGTGCATTGGCATGGGGCAGTGTGTGGGTACGGGGTAGTGCATGGGCATGGGGAGTGCATGGGTACGGGGCAGTGTGTGGGTACGGGGTAGTGCATGGGCATGGGGCAGTGTATGAGCATGGGGTAGTGTATGGGCATGGGGCAGTGTATAGGCACAGGGCATTGCATAGGCATGGGGCAGTGCATAACAGAGCAGtgaacacaccactccacaatcTGATCAGCGGTCCATCAGATTATACCCCAGTCACACAGTTACAGCTTTATAAATATCATTCTGAGGTTCATGtatgaggttgtgaagatgaaCACAGTGTGATGAAGAGCGTTAAAGACAAGCCACATGTTCCTCCTCAActcagaggaaaaaacacactgctgaacttcatttctgtgtgtgtttactttgaGTTATCAGTGTTGTACATCTTTTCTTTGCAAGATAgcatgtaatgtgtgtgtgtgtgtgtgtgtgtgtgtgtgcgtacccTGGACACACCCAGCCTAATGGAAATACTGCCATTGTGTGAAGATCTGTAGGAAAGTGCATGCAGTAACTCCAGGTGAGAAGAGCAaaagtaagaaaataaataacccTAAATGATCACCATCCagagagttacacacacacacactgctcattttatataagaaaaacacctgtgtgtgtgagagagagagaaagagcgaaagagagagagagagagataggtgGGGCAGATTAAGCTCTTCACACCCTTTATAACTTTCACTATCTTAACATTTAATTGCTCAGTGgtttaattacacacacctgttgtttcagggtttggggagtttttcttttcataataGCAGGTAGAACTGGGATTTCGGGGTTACTGGGTCTCTGGGTCTGAGGGACCTGGGGGGGGCTGTTATAGCCAAAATCCAACATTTAGCCATTAATACTTCTGTTATaaagatttacatttacttcactttgcagagagacagatagacagatagacagaaagacagacagacagagagatagacaaacaggcagagagacaaacagagagacatgcagagagagacggagagaaaatCTAGGATGTTGGATGTTGAACACACCTATAGACAGGTGTGATAAGGGTGTGTCTATTATTACAGTgcgtgtttattacagtgtgtaattattacaatgtgtatattgttgtgtgtgtgtgtgtgtgtgtgtgtcatcagaAGCGCTTGCATCAGAATTGTGTTTCATCTGAACAGGTGTGTCATCAGTCTAGAGATAATGATTCACCATCAcactgtctttgtgtgtgtgtgtgtgaaaccatGATACTCATTTAAAATGTAGTTTTTTACCTTAAAACATTAGACTATTCTCTCTGCTGTGGTCAGGGAAACAC is from Hemibagrus wyckioides isolate EC202008001 linkage group LG07, SWU_Hwy_1.0, whole genome shotgun sequence and encodes:
- the LOC131356319 gene encoding uncharacterized protein LOC131356319, which codes for MPMHYPVPTHCPMPMHSPMSMHYPVPTHCPMHYPIHTHCPMHYPVPTHCPMHYPVPTHCPMHYPIHTHCPMHYPIHTHCPMHYPVPIHCPMHYPVPTHCPMHYLVPTHCPMPMHSPMPYPVLIHCPMPMHYHIPTHCPMPMHYHIPTHCPMPMHYHIPTHCPMPMHYHIPTHCPMPMHYHIPTHCPMPMHYHIPTHCPMPMHYHIPTHCPMPMHYHIPTHCPMPMHCPMHDISSSVL